The genomic window atatagatttacatattaaaatgcttatatggtcagtttttgttgttgcggacaaattattttattacatgagtaagtctgaggtatgaaaacttctgatttttttttacgattcaatattttgaataaaaaagtacatgctggcaatCTAAATTGAtgagaacaaaattttttagtcataatattcaaatattgctacctaataataattatatattacgagttagtctgatgtatgaaaactactgaattttgtttactattcaatattttaaataaaaagaggtcaTCGCCGTCAGGCTGGTACAAAAATTGCTGTCAATTGTTTTATATGGTCAATTatggcataaaaatataactgaattacttcTATATAGAATAAGATAACTTGTTAAGAGGTAAATATTGTCAGTTGTGGTGAATGATatcaaaaagttttgttttacgaGTCAGTCTGTCTAAGATgagaaaactgtttgattttggtgaggattaaattacatgtatttgaataaacatacttaaactattatttgcgaagaacaagaaatttactataattattgttcaattaaatacaaatgtgtgacatttttaaataactgtaatcGTCAATATGTCAAGCAGAAATGACCACttggtcaattaattttgatgttccttatcatttcatattttaggtcagtgtatccaagttacgatgacaatctgcgttaacgggcgtttactacaagcagtaaacgcgcgtttacttattACAAAAATAGAAGACGCGCCTTTTTccacgttaacgcggaggtaaacggaaaagtaaacgcccgtttactctttacaaaattagaagactcgccgtttttgcgttaacgcggaggtaaacgcgaaagtaaacgcccgtttacttttaatgtctactgcaatttcggagttaacgcacagttaacgcggcgtttacatgaagtgcacgcgagtaaacgccgcgttaactttttcggcccgtctacatgtaatgcttggtctgcacccaactgtacatGTACACTGCACAAATATTTGATTTACAGTTAATATACGTATATTAGTATTGTAAAATCaataactagtatatatttgtttaggggccagctgaaggacgcctccgggtgcgggaatttctcgctacattgaagacctgttggtgaccctctgctgttgttgttttttatttggtcgggttgttgtctctttgacacattccccatttccattctcaattttaccagTCTCAGTATTGAAAAGATAATCTGATAGCCACGTAAAACCAAAGACTCACAGAGTATACAATTTGTTTTTCTGGTTGAATAAATCACAAATCGTAAAGATTAATTCTAATACACAGTGATCTAGTGATGGACGTTTACATACTAAACATTATTATTAAGAAATATAATTAGTATTTTCTACTGTTTAAGggtatatatttttatacttgCAGGTATCAGTGGCTGTTATGGAAAAATGCATCATATGCCTTAAAGATGACGATACATCAACATTAGTCAAGTTACGTGAAAAAGGAAGCCAAGGAATAAATAAAGCGAGAAGAGAAAGAGAGGGTCAGATACTAGCTTCTGCAGGACAGTTTGTCCACCAGGAATGTAGAAAATCATATACCAACCCTACAGAAATCACAAAAACCAAAAGGCAGCAAAATATACTACAGGAATCTCTAACTAATATACCGACCCTACGATCAAAATCAAATTTCAGTCATAAAGATCATTGCTTATTCTGTGCAAAAGAGGCACAGCTAAAAGGCAAATTAAAAGGAAACGATGTTTTTCCTGTCCGAACGGCTGATTTCCAGAAGAGGATTGAACAAGTATGCAATGACAGAGACGATGAGTGGGCAGTGGAAGTACGGGGAAGATTAGAATGTGTTGGCGATCTTCATGCTGCAGATGCATTTTACCATCAAACCTGCAGTGTTAACTTTAGAACCAGTAAGAAGATTCCAAAAGCCTTTTCACCAGACAGCAAAGGAAAGGAAAATTAATACCAAGGAAGACCAGCAGCTTATGGTGAACAATTTCTAAAAATTGTAGATTATCTCAAACAGCACGAGGATGAACAGATAACTATTGCAGAGCTGGTTAATAAAATGAACGAGTTGTGTGGAGAACAGACATACAGTTCAgtttatatgaagaaaaaactGAGAAACCATTTTGGAGAAAATATTATCATAACAGATATTTGTGGGAAAATTAGCGTTGTTACGTTGAGAGATACAGCATCCTGTGTTTTGCAGGAGTTTTACCACAGACCAACATATCAAAATCCAGACGATGAAAAAAAAGCCATAATAGATGCTGCTGCAAAACTAATCAAAAGTGACATCAGATCTTTGAAAGGGGACAAGGAAAATTATCCATTGGCATCAGATGTATCATCACTTAAATCAAATTTGCAATATGTACCTGAGAGCTTAAGCTATCTACTAGAAACAATGTTTGCTGAAAAGGACTCCAAAATGAAAATAGCTTCTATTGGACAGGCAATAATTCAGGCATCAAGACCCCGTGTGCTTATTGCTCCTTTGCAAATTGGTCTTGGCATTCAACTTCATCACAACTTTGCATCCCGTTTTCTGGTTTCTACTTTAAATAGCTTAGGATTTTGCTCATCTTATCaagaaattcaaaaatttgaatcTAGTGCCGCTTTAACACAAGGAGTTGACATCCCTGGTGAAATATGTCATAGTTTTATTCAATTTGTAGCTGACAACGTAGACCATAATGTGAGAACACTCGATGGCAATAACACATTTCATGGAATGGGAATCATAGCCGGCATTACACCAGGCACTAAGCGAACAGCCCCTATTCCTAGAATATCTGTTTCAACTGATGATATCAACTCAATAGCAAAGGTTAATATTCAGTATTACAAACCTCAAAACGACTTTATGACAAAGCTAAATTTTTCAGAGCTTCGGGAATTAAGGGGAATGGACAGGACTGCATGTCTGGATTTACTGTCACTGGTGGTATGGCCCTTAAAGAATCCAACACCAGGTTGGTCAGGTATTATGCAGATGATACATAAGGGAGAATACCCAGGCAAGTCAACAGTTGTATTTCTACCTATGATAGATATGAATTCAAGCGATATGTCATGCATATACTCAACTCTACTCTTTGTTTCAAATCAAGCACATCGTTACAACAGAACACCAGTATTGACATTCGATCAGCCTTTGTATTGGAAAGCCTTGACAATAATTCAAAATGAACATCCAAATAGTCAGTTGAAGTCTGTAGTATTGCGTTTAGGAGCGTTTCATACAGAAATGAGTTTCTTAGGTAGCATTGGTCACATTATGAGGAGTTCGGGGCTTCAGGAAATTCTGGAACTGATTTATGCACCAAATGCAGTTACACATATGCTAAGTGGCAAAGCTGTAGCTCGTGCCATTAGAGGACATATGCTAGTTGACACTGCCATACACAGCCTTCTTGTAtctaaaattttcaactttgatttCCCAGCAGACGAAAATGAAGAAGGAAACATAAATGATAGTGTTGACGACATCTTATCTAAGGCAGCCGACGTATATACAGAATTTTTGGAAGGAACACTGTCCATATCTTCTGCATGTGATAG from Mytilus galloprovincialis chromosome 5, xbMytGall1.hap1.1, whole genome shotgun sequence includes these protein-coding regions:
- the LOC143076941 gene encoding uncharacterized protein LOC143076941 translates to MNELCGEQTYSSVYMKKKLRNHFGENIIITDICGKISVVTLRDTASCVLQEFYHRPTYQNPDDEKKAIIDAAAKLIKSDIRSLKGDKENYPLASDVSSLKSNLQYVPESLSYLLETMFAEKDSKMKIASIGQAIIQASRPRVLIAPLQIGLGIQLHHNFASRFLVSTLNSLGFCSSYQEIQKFESSAALTQGVDIPGEICHSFIQFVADNVDHNVRTLDGNNTFHGMGIIAGITPGTKRTAPIPRISVSTDDINSIAKVNIQYYKPQNDFMTKLNFSELRELRGMDRTACLDLLSLVVWPLKNPTPGWSGIMQMIHKGEYPGKSTVVFLPMIDMNSSDMSCIYSTLLFVSNQAHRYNRTPVLTFDQPLYWKALTIIQNEHPNSQLKSVVLRLGAFHTEMSFLGSIGHIMRSSGLQEILELIYAPNAVTHMLSGKAVARAIRGHMLVDTAIHSLLVSKIFNFDFPADENEEGNINDSVDDILSKAADVYTEFLEGTLSISSACDSAVLQSINETIHRPLQEMKKNRTSRLWLQYTEMIQILRQFIKAERTGDWELHLKSVKDMLPYLAASGHNLYTKSAYVYLMMMQQLEIDHPEAFAAFKDGHHVMRRSDRYWAGLSSDLMIEQVLMRSVKTAGGLTRGRGMGESQRSQWLLSMPACADMNQAIQELTGVGYYTSDQHKEESIARQKRDREDIMSILTFMKERSPFTGDSSLRNIETGVTADSSVNVNSKDVGTAIIESL